The proteins below come from a single Dehalococcoidia bacterium genomic window:
- a CDS encoding diacylglycerol kinase family lipid kinase, whose protein sequence is MGRPGENVRVVVIVNPASGSARGVDLPAAMRVFAAAGWTVEMSYTAAPGDATQAAAAAATAGADLVIVSGGDGTVNEALQPLVGTGTALGVLPAGTANLLARELRLPLRATEAAQALVHGSRRVVDVGRAGGQRYFLLFAGVGFDAEVVHAVDVALKRALGALSFVAAAAQVMPRYRGAPADILLDGRRLRRHALMVVVANTRLFALFPLTPEARAHDGRLDVVVFHGVGWWAKVRHLLSVVFLRTAAAPNVDRARVRSVEIRSSVPLPVELDGEPWGETPMRFEVVPAAVAIWAPPTAPEELFGRAERAGAPAD, encoded by the coding sequence ATGGGTCGTCCGGGCGAGAACGTGCGGGTCGTCGTGATCGTCAACCCCGCCTCTGGGTCGGCGCGGGGAGTTGATCTCCCGGCGGCGATGCGCGTGTTCGCCGCCGCCGGGTGGACCGTTGAGATGAGCTACACTGCCGCGCCAGGAGACGCGACCCAAGCGGCTGCGGCGGCGGCGACCGCCGGGGCGGATCTCGTCATTGTCAGCGGCGGAGACGGAACGGTGAACGAGGCGCTCCAGCCGCTTGTCGGGACAGGAACGGCGCTCGGCGTGCTGCCAGCCGGGACTGCCAACCTCCTAGCGCGCGAGCTGCGTCTTCCGCTGCGAGCGACTGAGGCAGCACAGGCGCTGGTCCACGGCAGTCGACGGGTTGTCGATGTCGGGCGGGCCGGCGGGCAGCGCTACTTTCTTCTCTTCGCTGGGGTCGGGTTTGATGCCGAGGTCGTCCATGCGGTCGATGTGGCGCTCAAGCGCGCGCTCGGCGCGCTCTCCTTCGTCGCCGCCGCCGCCCAAGTGATGCCGCGCTACCGCGGCGCGCCGGCTGACATTCTGCTCGACGGGCGCCGCCTCCGCCGCCATGCCTTGATGGTCGTGGTGGCGAACACGCGGCTCTTCGCCCTCTTCCCCCTCACTCCAGAGGCGCGAGCGCACGATGGTCGCTTGGACGTGGTCGTTTTCCACGGTGTCGGGTGGTGGGCCAAGGTTCGGCATCTGCTCAGCGTGGTCTTCCTGCGGACGGCGGCGGCGCCGAACGTTGACCGGGCGCGGGTGCGGTCGGTGGAGATCCGCAGCAGCGTGCCCCTGCCGGTTGAACTCGACGGCGAACCCTGGGGAGAGACGCCGATGCGGTTCGAGGTGGTTCCGGCAGCGGTCGCGATTTGGGCACCGCCGACTGCGCCGGAGGAGCTGTTCGGCCGCGCTGAACGCGCCGGCGCGCCTGCTGACTGA
- a CDS encoding ATP-binding protein: MSSCALARPLRPGRPLAVVLSGLPGSGKSTWARRFAARFDADHVETDRIRRALFPVRTYSPAEHAAVYRAAVAAIADALRRGRTVVFDATNLTEESRAPVRRLCDHLDAGLAIVRFAIDEAEVRRRLAARERGQDPADYSEAGLAVYEKMRGEARPVVGPHWLVRTEAEADAALEAIGAWVVRARTCGSS, from the coding sequence ATGTCGTCTTGCGCGCTCGCCCGTCCGCTCCGGCCCGGCCGTCCGCTCGCTGTGGTACTGAGCGGGCTGCCGGGCAGCGGCAAGTCGACATGGGCGCGTCGCTTCGCCGCGCGCTTCGATGCTGACCATGTCGAAACCGACCGCATTCGCCGCGCCCTTTTCCCGGTTCGCACCTATAGTCCGGCGGAGCATGCTGCCGTCTACCGCGCAGCGGTTGCGGCGATCGCCGACGCCCTCCGGCGGGGACGGACCGTCGTCTTCGACGCGACGAATTTGACCGAGGAGAGCCGGGCGCCGGTCCGTCGTCTCTGCGACCATCTCGACGCCGGTCTCGCCATCGTTCGATTCGCCATCGATGAAGCAGAGGTCCGCCGCCGGCTTGCTGCCCGCGAGCGCGGCCAGGACCCAGCCGATTACTCGGAAGCGGGGCTTGCTGTCTACGAGAAGATGCGCGGAGAGGCGCGCCCCGTTGTCGGTCCCCACTGGCTCGTTCGTACCGAGGCAGAAGCCGACGCCGCGCTCGAAGCGATAGGAGCATGGGTCGTCCGGGCGAGAACGTGCGGGTCGTCGTGA
- a CDS encoding Trk family potassium uptake protein, which yields MAQEVPRPRPPRRPGDVFVRRVVHRPERVVVAPLRRRRRPPPPAALLAATFLAAIIVGTLLLSLPIASAAGEWSSPLIALFTATSAVCLTGLVLVDTATAWSPFGQAVILLLIQLGGLGFMTGASLAFLLLGRRLTLQERLVVREAVGAVGLGEATQLARNIAVTMLLIEAAGAAVLLASFAAERPLGEAIWLAVFHAVSAFNNAGFDLMGDFRSFTSYSTNPAVLLPLALLIMLGGISYTTLEEMATRRRFRRLSVDSKIVLVTAVLLWLVGTVTFLFAEWRNPATLAPLAWPEKLLNAFFQSVTVRSAGFSALDTAALTADSQFFSVALMFIGGASASTAGGIRINTFSLVFLAILAAARGATEVIAFERTVPTVLVFRALSIALLSVAFVFTATFALALVEGAAFLAVLFETVSAFGSVGQTIGITPSLSTPGTLIVIGTMLVGRLGPLTLAVLLAGRVRPMRVRPAEELIRVG from the coding sequence ATGGCGCAGGAAGTTCCTCGCCCTCGGCCGCCACGGCGCCCGGGGGATGTCTTCGTCCGCCGCGTTGTTCATCGCCCTGAGCGGGTGGTGGTCGCGCCGCTCCGTCGCCGCCGCCGGCCGCCCCCTCCCGCCGCGCTGCTCGCCGCCACCTTTCTTGCCGCCATCATCGTCGGGACGCTGCTGCTCAGCCTGCCGATCGCGTCGGCGGCAGGAGAGTGGTCGTCGCCGCTGATCGCCCTGTTCACTGCAACCTCAGCGGTCTGTCTGACTGGCCTCGTGCTTGTCGACACCGCCACCGCGTGGAGCCCCTTTGGGCAGGCGGTGATCTTGCTGCTCATCCAGCTGGGGGGGCTCGGCTTTATGACAGGCGCCTCTCTTGCCTTCCTCCTCCTCGGCCGGCGGCTGACTTTGCAGGAACGGCTGGTGGTGCGCGAGGCTGTCGGTGCCGTTGGCCTCGGCGAAGCCACTCAGCTGGCAAGAAATATCGCGGTGACCATGCTGCTGATCGAGGCGGCAGGCGCAGCTGTCCTTCTCGCCAGCTTTGCTGCCGAGCGGCCGCTTGGCGAAGCGATCTGGCTAGCGGTGTTTCACGCCGTCTCGGCGTTTAACAATGCCGGCTTTGACCTCATGGGAGATTTTCGGAGTTTTACCTCGTATTCCACCAATCCGGCCGTTCTGCTTCCGCTCGCCCTGCTGATCATGCTGGGCGGGATCAGCTATACCACCCTCGAGGAGATGGCGACGCGACGGCGCTTTCGTCGTCTCAGTGTCGACAGCAAAATCGTGCTGGTGACCGCAGTTCTTCTCTGGCTTGTTGGGACAGTGACGTTCCTGTTTGCCGAATGGCGCAACCCGGCGACGCTCGCACCGCTCGCTTGGCCGGAGAAGCTCCTGAACGCGTTCTTCCAGTCGGTGACGGTGCGCAGCGCCGGGTTTAGCGCGCTGGATACCGCCGCGCTCACGGCCGACTCCCAATTCTTCTCAGTTGCGCTGATGTTCATTGGCGGGGCGTCAGCGTCGACGGCCGGAGGGATCCGGATCAATACCTTCAGCCTCGTTTTCCTCGCCATCCTTGCTGCTGCGCGCGGGGCAACGGAGGTCATTGCCTTTGAACGGACCGTGCCGACCGTGTTGGTGTTTCGGGCGCTCTCGATCGCGCTGTTGAGCGTCGCCTTCGTCTTTACGGCGACGTTCGCTCTGGCCTTAGTGGAGGGCGCTGCCTTTCTCGCGGTACTCTTCGAGACGGTCTCGGCGTTTGGCAGCGTCGGCCAGACGATTGGCATCACGCCCTCGCTCTCGACGCCGGGAACGCTTATCGTGATCGGGACGATGTTGGTCGGCCGCCTCGGTCCCTTGACCCTTGCAGTGCTGCTGGCCGGGCGCGTCCGGCCGATGCGGGTCCGGCCAGCAGAAGAGCTGATCCGGGTCGGGTAG
- a CDS encoding NAD(P)-binding domain-containing protein has protein sequence MPETHDVIIVGAGAAGLGCAKVLADLGIEHLVVDRYGVGASFRRWPEGMRFITPSFTSNQFGLLDLNAIALNTSPAYSLRREHPSGPLYAAFLEAFAERFALPVRSAVEVKTVLPLSGGGFELVTSRGPLHAGFVIWAAGEFQYPRRHPFPGAEHCLHNALVSSWSQLPGDSFIVIGGYESGVDAAIQLSRLNKRVTVLERKPSIDPDSSDPSVTLSPYTAERLARAQAAGRLEIVTGAEVTAVERQGRSWTVSAADGRVWTSPTRPILATGFEGSLTLIADLFEWSEAGTAVLTAEDESTRTPGLFVAGPMVRHGDVIFCFIYKFRQRFAVIANAIARRLGVDTSILELYRQRGMYLDDLSCCAEQCAC, from the coding sequence ATGCCCGAAACGCACGACGTCATCATCGTAGGAGCGGGCGCGGCCGGGCTTGGCTGCGCGAAGGTGCTGGCAGACCTTGGCATTGAACATCTGGTTGTCGACCGCTACGGCGTCGGCGCATCATTCCGGCGCTGGCCTGAAGGGATGCGCTTCATTACGCCATCGTTCACCAGCAACCAATTCGGCCTTCTCGACCTCAATGCGATTGCGCTCAACACCTCGCCCGCCTACTCCCTGCGCCGAGAGCATCCTAGCGGCCCGCTCTACGCCGCCTTCCTTGAGGCGTTTGCGGAGCGGTTCGCACTCCCAGTGCGAAGCGCGGTCGAGGTGAAAACTGTTCTCCCCTTGTCGGGCGGCGGCTTCGAACTGGTCACCAGCCGCGGCCCGCTGCACGCTGGGTTTGTGATCTGGGCAGCGGGAGAGTTCCAGTACCCGCGGCGCCACCCCTTCCCCGGAGCGGAGCACTGCCTTCATAACGCGCTCGTCTCCTCTTGGTCGCAGCTGCCCGGCGACAGCTTCATCGTCATCGGCGGCTACGAAAGCGGGGTCGACGCCGCCATTCAGCTGAGCCGGCTGAACAAGCGGGTCACCGTCCTCGAACGGAAGCCCTCCATCGACCCCGACTCGAGCGACCCGAGCGTCACGCTGTCGCCTTACACCGCCGAGCGCTTAGCGCGCGCGCAGGCGGCCGGCCGTCTCGAGATCGTCACGGGAGCCGAAGTGACCGCAGTCGAGCGCCAAGGGCGCAGCTGGACCGTCTCCGCTGCCGACGGCAGGGTCTGGACCTCCCCTACCCGTCCGATCCTCGCCACGGGCTTTGAGGGAAGCCTGACGCTGATCGCCGACCTCTTCGAATGGAGCGAGGCGGGCACAGCCGTGTTGACGGCAGAAGATGAGTCGACGCGGACGCCCGGGCTCTTTGTCGCTGGGCCGATGGTTCGCCATGGAGATGTCATCTTCTGCTTTATCTATAAGTTCCGGCAGCGTTTTGCCGTGATCGCGAACGCAATCGCGCGGCGGCTCGGCGTCGACACATCCATCTTGGAGCTCTACCGCCAGCGCGGGATGTATCTGGACGACCTGTCGTGCTGCGCTGAGCAATGCGCCTGCTGA
- a CDS encoding MFS transporter gives MSLPRSLSPTLAPSETAAPRRWLVLSTTVLGHAIKHFFAAGLFVIIPELKAGLDLSNAQVGALSTARNLAGGLANLPAGFIADRWPERRAETLGVSLAAIGVFAFLLGRSDTYLAAVANAAFLAAAISFWHPAAIGAISSLFARQRGLAIALHGTGGSIGEALGPLITGLLLAAFSWAVLLQASLLPAALFGLLIWLLLRTAPGTAVSPFGLRRYLAGVGQLVADRRLMLVLLFAGGFAGGQSVVQTFLPVYLRESVGVSPATIGVYLALAQVVGIGSQPLMGWFSDRWGRKVVLVPALMVLGAAYSALAVVSPGVSFLLVIALMGAFMYSLMAIFLASAIDLVQGSVQATTVALVFGIATAVAGIAPGIAGVLADLAGPIAPFLFAGGLVLAVGIVAAVTQWRRPPA, from the coding sequence ATGTCGCTTCCTCGTTCGCTCTCGCCGACCCTCGCGCCTTCCGAAACGGCGGCACCGCGGCGGTGGCTGGTTCTCAGCACGACAGTGCTCGGCCACGCGATCAAACACTTCTTCGCCGCCGGGCTGTTCGTCATCATCCCTGAACTGAAAGCCGGGCTTGACCTCTCGAACGCGCAGGTCGGAGCGCTGTCGACCGCCCGCAACTTGGCTGGCGGGCTAGCTAATCTCCCAGCCGGGTTCATTGCCGACCGCTGGCCTGAGCGCCGCGCCGAAACCCTCGGCGTCTCCCTCGCCGCGATCGGCGTTTTCGCTTTTCTGCTCGGCCGCAGCGACACCTACCTCGCCGCGGTCGCGAACGCAGCGTTCCTCGCCGCTGCGATCTCGTTCTGGCATCCTGCCGCGATTGGCGCGATCTCCTCGCTGTTCGCGCGGCAGCGCGGCCTCGCCATCGCCCTCCACGGCACGGGAGGAAGCATCGGCGAGGCACTCGGTCCCCTCATCACCGGCCTGCTCCTTGCTGCCTTCTCCTGGGCGGTGCTCCTCCAAGCCAGTCTTCTTCCCGCAGCGCTGTTCGGGCTCCTGATCTGGCTCCTGCTCCGAACAGCGCCGGGAACGGCAGTCTCGCCTTTCGGTCTCCGGCGCTACCTTGCCGGCGTCGGGCAGCTGGTGGCTGATCGGCGGCTGATGCTGGTCTTGCTTTTCGCGGGCGGCTTTGCGGGCGGGCAGAGCGTCGTCCAGACCTTTCTTCCGGTCTACCTGCGCGAAAGCGTCGGGGTCTCGCCTGCGACCATCGGGGTGTACCTTGCGCTTGCCCAAGTCGTCGGGATCGGCTCCCAGCCGCTGATGGGCTGGTTCTCCGACCGATGGGGTCGCAAGGTCGTGCTCGTCCCCGCGCTCATGGTTCTGGGCGCGGCCTACAGCGCGCTTGCCGTTGTCTCTCCCGGCGTCTCCTTCCTTCTCGTCATCGCGCTGATGGGTGCCTTCATGTATTCCCTCATGGCGATCTTTCTGGCGTCCGCAATCGACCTCGTTCAGGGGAGCGTCCAAGCCACCACTGTCGCCCTCGTCTTCGGCATCGCGACCGCAGTCGCTGGCATCGCCCCCGGCATCGCGGGCGTGCTGGCCGACCTTGCAGGCCCAATCGCGCCGTTCCTTTTCGCGGGAGGATTGGTCTTGGCCGTCGGCATTGTTGCCGCCGTCACCCAATGGCGGCGCCCCCCAGCCTGA
- a CDS encoding glutamate-cysteine ligase family protein codes for MFRFGIEHEVALLRADGRFVDWTTTSFEELDAIVRQLPRYESDYPMLRIGDLGIKEKRWYIEGYERYDDCGRYLETVPKGIEIRTTIGSSIGATIDELSQSFAALRDRAVAAGFEPVWIALNPVQERFVPNPPLRPWEEARRASSPEKRTAEIPMLTYGPDLNLSIDGMSPEASIDAAMKLTYYSPYLIPFSFSSPFFGGERWRGYSKRTELRTGIRPAALVFLADRSKLIASSPSLTKPARLPAEDGRIEFKAFDSLADFALYGSLLALLKGLLLDDTLAGRALVPDRALHQRAARYGFDDDDIFFGALAVLTAAERALAFDPDQPRLNRLFALIEQRRTPAHWLIDLFERAGALEPVLRGSYQRFGALVEPPV; via the coding sequence ATGTTCCGCTTCGGCATCGAGCATGAAGTCGCCTTGCTGCGCGCGGACGGCCGGTTCGTCGATTGGACGACGACCTCCTTCGAGGAGTTGGACGCCATCGTCCGCCAATTGCCGCGCTATGAAAGCGACTACCCGATGCTGCGGATCGGCGACCTCGGCATCAAAGAGAAGCGCTGGTATATCGAAGGCTACGAGCGCTACGACGACTGCGGACGGTATCTGGAGACAGTTCCCAAGGGGATTGAGATCCGGACGACTATCGGCTCGAGCATTGGGGCAACGATCGACGAGCTGTCGCAGAGCTTTGCGGCGCTGCGCGACCGTGCCGTTGCCGCCGGCTTTGAGCCGGTCTGGATCGCCCTCAACCCGGTGCAGGAACGGTTTGTGCCGAACCCGCCGCTGCGGCCGTGGGAAGAGGCGCGGCGCGCGAGCTCGCCTGAGAAGCGGACTGCCGAAATCCCGATGCTCACCTACGGGCCTGACCTGAATCTCTCCATCGACGGCATGAGCCCCGAGGCCAGCATCGATGCGGCGATGAAGCTGACCTACTACAGCCCCTATCTCATTCCGTTCAGCTTTTCCTCGCCGTTCTTCGGAGGCGAACGTTGGCGAGGCTACTCGAAGCGGACCGAGCTGCGGACAGGCATCCGGCCGGCGGCGCTCGTCTTCCTCGCCGACCGGAGCAAGCTGATCGCCAGTTCCCCTTCGCTGACCAAACCGGCGCGCCTTCCGGCAGAGGATGGCCGCATCGAGTTCAAGGCGTTTGACAGTCTTGCCGACTTTGCCCTCTACGGGAGTTTGCTGGCGCTGCTGAAGGGTCTCCTCCTCGACGATACCCTCGCTGGACGCGCACTGGTGCCTGACCGCGCCCTCCATCAGCGTGCGGCGCGCTATGGATTCGACGATGACGACATCTTTTTCGGCGCTCTGGCGGTGCTCACCGCAGCCGAGCGTGCGCTCGCGTTCGATCCCGACCAGCCGCGGCTCAACCGCCTCTTTGCGCTCATCGAACAGCGCCGAACCCCAGCGCATTGGCTGATCGACCTCTTTGAGCGCGCGGGCGCCCTCGAGCCGGTGCTGCGCGGCTCTTACCAGCGCTTTGGAGCGCTCGTCGAACCTCCAGTCTGA